GGATCTACTCCTACGAATTCCTGCGGCAAATCTGCCCCTGCGAGACCTGCCGGGCCGCGCACTAGGTATACAAGAGATATTTTTTCCGCGTCTCCAGGAAGGCCTGGCGCTCGTCTTCCCAAGAGCCTTCGATCTCTTGGAGCGAGGCGCCCTTTTCCAGCTGGGTCCGCAGCTTCGCGTTGCCGGCCAAGAGGTCGATCGCCGGGATCTTGTCGACGAACTCGTAGGCGCGGTGGCGGAACTGAAACTCCTGGGGATAGAGGTCGTGCACGGCCTTGAGCGCCGCCACGCCGGTGAGCAGGGACTTGAAGGCCTTGCGCCGGGTGACGTGCAGCTGGGCGCCGCCGCAGGTTTGTCCGGCGTGCTTCTGGAAGCCGGGCTTGAAGTAGATCGGGCGGAAGCGCACGCCGGGCAGGCGGAACTCGCGCAGACGCCTCACCAGGGCCTCGGGATCGACGTAGGGCGCGCCGAAGAACTCGAAGGGCCGCGTCGTCCCGCGTCCTTCGCTTAGCTCGGTACCCTCGACCAAGCACATCCCCGGATAGACGACCGCGGTGTCGACGGTCGGCATGTTGGGGCTGGGCAGGACCCAGGGCGTGTCCAATTCATCCATGCAGCGGCGCCGGTGCCAGCCCTTCATCGTCACGACCTCCAGGTCGCACTTGAGATCGAATTCATGGCGGAACATCTGGGCCAGTTCCCCTACCGTCATCCCGTGGCGCGCGGCGAGCGGAAACCAGCCGACAAAGCTGCGAAAACCCGGCGCGACGAGGTTGCCCTCGACTTGATGGCCGTTGATCGGATTCGGCCGGTCCAGGACGACGACCTTCGTGCCCGTTTCCTTGGCGACCTCCATGCAGAAGGCGATGGTGTAGATGAAGGTGTAGTAGCGCGCGCCGACGTCCTGCAGGTCGCAGATCAGGACCTCGACGTCCTTCAGCGATTCGCGCGTCGGCTTGAGGCTGGCCTCGTCGTGTCCGTAGAGGCTGTAGACGGGAATGCCGCGATACGTGGAACCGACCACCGATTCCATGTCCTGGGCCTGGCCGTGGATGCCGTGTTCGGGGCCGAAGAGGGCGACGACCCGCGCGGAGGCCTCTTCTTGCAAGACCTCGAGGGCGTGGCGCAGGTGCTTGTCCACCGCGGCGGGGTGGGCGAGCAGGGCGACGCGTTTCCCTTGGATCCACTTGCGGTGAAAGCGCAGCAGGCGGTCGAGGCCGGTTTGCATGCCTCCTCATAATTCCGGCGGGTGCTTCTGCCAATGGAATTGTGCCTGGATTTGGGATCCTTGGCTTGCTTCAGGGGTGGAATGGTGGAATTATTTCCGGGTGGGGAAACCTTGGGCGGGTTTCACCGATAATAGAGTGGGTATGGAGGTGGCTTTCGTGAAGAAACTATTGATATTATTTGGTTTTTTGCTTGGGCTCGGCCTGGCCGGTGAAGCCCGCGCTCAATACTATGGTTACTTCTACGGGGGCTACTACCCCTGGGGCTGGAATTACAGCACCGCCGCCTTCGCCGTCGACCAAGGCTTCGCCACCCTCCAACAAACTTGGACCGCCATCGAACAGACCCAAGCCCTGGAAAACCACATCCAAGTCCGCCGCAACAACCTCGAAAACTACAAGTCGGTTAAGAACTATTACACCACTGGCATTCCGCCCTTTGCGCCCGTCAGCCCCGAAGGCAAACCTCGCTCGCCTAAAATCACCTGGCAAGACGTCGAGTCCATCGGTCACTAGGCTTTAAGGTGAAAATTCTTGG
The nucleotide sequence above comes from Deltaproteobacteria bacterium PRO3. Encoded proteins:
- a CDS encoding DUF1343 domain-containing protein — encoded protein: MQTGLDRLLRFHRKWIQGKRVALLAHPAAVDKHLRHALEVLQEEASARVVALFGPEHGIHGQAQDMESVVGSTYRGIPVYSLYGHDEASLKPTRESLKDVEVLICDLQDVGARYYTFIYTIAFCMEVAKETGTKVVVLDRPNPINGHQVEGNLVAPGFRSFVGWFPLAARHGMTVGELAQMFRHEFDLKCDLEVVTMKGWHRRRCMDELDTPWVLPSPNMPTVDTAVVYPGMCLVEGTELSEGRGTTRPFEFFGAPYVDPEALVRRLREFRLPGVRFRPIYFKPGFQKHAGQTCGGAQLHVTRRKAFKSLLTGVAALKAVHDLYPQEFQFRHRAYEFVDKIPAIDLLAGNAKLRTQLEKGASLQEIEGSWEDERQAFLETRKKYLLYT